In a single window of the Pseudomonadota bacterium genome:
- the serA gene encoding phosphoglycerate dehydrogenase has product MKVLISDNLAPVGAQILRDAGLEVEIKTGLAPEELIKIIPEYDGLVIRSATKVTAEIIEAADKLKVVGRAGIGLDNVDIPAASKRGIVVMNAPDGNSTTAAEHAIAMMLSMSRKIPQATRSMKEGKWEKKKFSGREVTGKTLGIIGIGRIGSIVADRAQGLRMKVIAFDPHMPKELVEKLGIELVSLDELCKRADYISVHVPFTKETKNVVSTEQFKTMKNDAMFIDCARGGVCDEAALYEALKNGEIAGAALDVFADEPTTLENCPLLSLDNFICTPHLGASTSEAQENVAVAIAVQMSDYLLKGTVTNAVNVPSVSAEVLSKIGPYASLAEMLGAMHMQIAKGGVEEVNIEFVGDLAEMQTGPITVSFLKGLFTPILKDAVNYVNAPLIAKERGIRVMESKSEQSDDFTNLIRIKVKTSEAENVLTGTVFGRNEPRLVRINTFRLEAIPSGPMLYVYNKDVPGVIGALGTTLGSFGVNISRMTVGNEEEKGRNIILLSTDTLVNKEQLQTVLDLEFIDDALALDLPVYL; this is encoded by the coding sequence ATGAAAGTTCTGATTAGTGATAATCTGGCTCCGGTTGGTGCACAGATTCTGCGAGATGCCGGTCTGGAAGTTGAAATAAAAACCGGTCTTGCCCCCGAAGAGCTGATTAAAATTATTCCTGAATACGATGGGCTGGTCATCCGCAGTGCCACCAAAGTGACTGCTGAAATCATCGAGGCTGCCGACAAGTTGAAAGTTGTCGGCAGGGCAGGAATTGGCCTCGACAATGTCGACATTCCGGCCGCTAGCAAAAGGGGGATCGTCGTCATGAATGCGCCCGATGGCAATTCTACCACCGCTGCGGAGCATGCCATTGCCATGATGTTATCCATGAGCCGCAAAATTCCTCAAGCCACCCGTTCTATGAAAGAGGGGAAATGGGAGAAGAAAAAATTCTCCGGCCGCGAGGTGACCGGGAAAACCCTCGGTATTATCGGCATCGGCCGGATCGGCAGCATTGTTGCCGACCGGGCTCAGGGGCTGCGCATGAAAGTTATCGCCTTCGATCCGCACATGCCGAAGGAGCTGGTTGAAAAACTCGGGATCGAACTTGTCAGTCTCGATGAACTGTGCAAACGGGCCGATTATATTTCCGTTCATGTGCCGTTCACCAAGGAGACCAAGAATGTGGTTTCCACCGAGCAGTTCAAGACCATGAAAAACGATGCGATGTTTATCGACTGCGCCCGTGGCGGAGTGTGTGATGAAGCGGCTCTTTATGAAGCGCTGAAGAATGGGGAGATCGCCGGGGCGGCCCTTGATGTTTTTGCTGATGAACCCACCACTCTCGAAAATTGCCCTCTGCTGTCCCTCGATAATTTTATCTGCACTCCCCATCTTGGCGCTTCAACCTCTGAAGCGCAGGAGAATGTTGCGGTCGCGATTGCTGTGCAGATGTCCGATTACTTGCTGAAGGGCACTGTTACCAATGCGGTCAATGTGCCTTCGGTAAGCGCCGAAGTCCTTTCAAAAATCGGACCGTATGCCTCTCTGGCGGAAATGCTTGGCGCCATGCATATGCAGATTGCCAAAGGTGGAGTTGAGGAGGTTAATATCGAGTTTGTCGGTGACCTTGCCGAAATGCAGACCGGACCAATCACCGTGTCGTTTCTGAAAGGGCTTTTCACACCCATCCTCAAAGACGCGGTAAATTATGTCAATGCACCCCTGATTGCCAAGGAAAGGGGGATCAGGGTCATGGAATCCAAGAGTGAACAGTCTGATGACTTCACCAACCTGATCAGGATCAAGGTCAAAACCTCCGAGGCGGAAAATGTCCTGACCGGAACAGTTTTCGGCAGGAATGAACCCCGCCTGGTCAGAATCAATACCTTCCGGCTTGAAGCCATTCCTTCCGGCCCCATGCTCTATGTCTACAACAAGGACGTCCCCGGGGTGATCGGAGCTCTTGGTACAACCCTTGGGAGTTTCGGCGTCAATATCTCCAGAATGACCGTTGGGAATGAAGAGGAAAAGGGGCGGAACATTATCCTGCTCAGCACCGATACTCTTGTGAACAAAGAACAGTTGCAGACGGTTCTTGATCTTGAATTTATTGATGACGCCCTGGCGCTTGACCTGCCGGTGTATCTGTAA
- a CDS encoding DUF1844 domain-containing protein, which translates to MSEDKDDCNKCPEGQVLRDGKCVMPEVTFTAFVMSLNTAALFHFGELADPETGKTARDIVLAKHTIDTLNLLKKISVGNLSKDEENLLETVLYDLKIRYVKISG; encoded by the coding sequence ATGAGTGAAGACAAAGATGATTGTAACAAATGCCCTGAAGGTCAGGTGCTTCGTGACGGCAAATGTGTGATGCCGGAAGTCACGTTTACGGCCTTTGTCATGTCTTTAAACACTGCGGCTCTCTTTCATTTTGGAGAGCTTGCGGATCCTGAAACTGGGAAGACTGCACGTGATATTGTTCTTGCCAAGCATACGATCGATACCTTGAATCTGTTGAAGAAGATATCGGTAGGAAATCTCAGCAAGGATGAGGAGAACCTCCTGGAAACGGTTCTCTATGACCTGAAGATCCGCTATGTGAAAATTTCCGGGTGA
- the ispE gene encoding 4-(cytidine 5'-diphospho)-2-C-methyl-D-erythritol kinase: MSVKNLVIKAPAKINLYLSVLSRRNDGYHEIDSLMQKIDLFDILTITPGGKGIKVVCPGAELPVDKGNLVWQAAQLFCDEIGADCGVQIILQKNIPIAAGLGGGSSDAAAVIKALNSLYGAGMNPVRMSELAVQLGADVPFFIYEGPAAFARGIGERLEAACGLGECWVLLVNPGFAVSTKWVYDNLALTSKENPNILASGKDCPSHLISASGGAFSRLPEPCFYNDLETVTLAGFPEVNELKERMLAGGAEISLMTGSGPTVFGVFSKEEKALDSYRSFAEQYGAVYLTRPM; the protein is encoded by the coding sequence ATGAGTGTAAAAAACCTGGTCATTAAAGCTCCTGCCAAAATCAATCTTTATCTCTCGGTTCTTTCCAGGAGGAATGATGGGTATCACGAGATTGATTCTCTGATGCAGAAGATCGATCTCTTTGATATTCTGACAATCACTCCCGGCGGAAAAGGAATCAAGGTCGTTTGTCCAGGGGCAGAGCTCCCTGTAGATAAGGGAAATCTTGTCTGGCAGGCGGCACAACTTTTTTGCGATGAAATCGGCGCTGATTGCGGGGTTCAGATAATCTTGCAGAAGAACATTCCGATTGCTGCAGGCCTTGGAGGCGGAAGCAGTGATGCTGCTGCCGTTATCAAGGCATTGAACTCTTTGTATGGTGCCGGAATGAATCCGGTCCGGATGTCGGAATTGGCTGTGCAGCTGGGAGCCGATGTCCCGTTTTTCATTTATGAAGGTCCGGCAGCCTTTGCCAGAGGGATCGGGGAGCGGCTGGAAGCGGCCTGTGGTCTTGGTGAATGCTGGGTTCTGCTGGTGAATCCCGGTTTCGCGGTATCGACTAAATGGGTATATGATAATTTAGCGTTGACATCTAAAGAGAATCCTAATATCTTGGCGTCCGGAAAAGACTGCCCATCTCATCTTATTTCCGCATCAGGCGGCGCTTTTTCGCGTTTGCCCGAGCCATGTTTCTACAATGATCTTGAAACGGTGACCCTTGCCGGTTTTCCCGAGGTCAATGAATTGAAAGAGCGGATGTTGGCTGGTGGTGCCGAGATTTCCCTGATGACCGGGAGCGGCCCCACCGTATTTGGTGTTTTTTCCAAAGAGGAAAAGGCTCTGGACAGTTATCGGAGTTTTGCTGAACAATATGGCGCTGTTTATTTGACCAGACCCATGTAG
- a CDS encoding ribose-phosphate pyrophosphokinase, with protein MNKMKLFAGNANQPLAQEICDYLEMPLSAAEVRTFSDGEIFVEIGENVRGTDVFVIQPTCPPVNDHLMELVIMVDALRRASARRITAVVPYYGYARQDRKVAPRVPITAKVAAEMMMVVGVRRVLAMDLHAGQIQGFFNIPVDHLYAAPILVKYIKEEIKNDIIMVSPDAGGVERTRAYAKRLDADLAIIDKRRERANVAQAMNVIGDVRGKKAIILDDMVDTAGTLCAAADMLVGAGAKEVYACCSHGVLSGPAIERIENSQIKNLVITNSVPLRGSAIDCKKIKVLSIGNLLGEAIKQIHNEESVSSLFV; from the coding sequence CTGAATAAAATGAAACTTTTCGCCGGCAATGCCAACCAGCCCCTGGCCCAAGAGATCTGCGATTATCTGGAAATGCCGTTATCCGCTGCTGAAGTGAGGACCTTTAGTGACGGCGAGATTTTTGTAGAGATCGGGGAGAATGTCCGTGGTACCGATGTTTTTGTTATTCAGCCGACCTGTCCACCGGTCAATGATCATCTGATGGAACTCGTGATCATGGTCGATGCCCTGCGCAGAGCTTCAGCGAGACGAATTACCGCAGTCGTTCCATATTATGGGTATGCCAGACAGGACAGAAAGGTTGCTCCTCGTGTGCCGATAACGGCCAAGGTCGCGGCGGAAATGATGATGGTGGTAGGGGTAAGAAGGGTTCTGGCCATGGACCTTCATGCGGGTCAGATTCAGGGATTTTTCAATATCCCGGTCGACCATCTCTACGCAGCGCCGATTCTTGTTAAATATATCAAGGAAGAGATCAAAAATGATATCATCATGGTTTCTCCTGATGCTGGCGGTGTTGAAAGAACGAGGGCTTACGCGAAAAGGCTTGATGCCGATCTGGCGATCATCGACAAGCGCCGGGAAAGAGCCAATGTGGCGCAGGCCATGAATGTCATCGGTGACGTTCGTGGTAAAAAAGCGATTATTCTCGATGACATGGTCGATACCGCAGGCACCCTTTGCGCTGCTGCCGACATGCTGGTCGGGGCAGGGGCCAAAGAGGTTTATGCCTGCTGCTCGCATGGGGTCCTGTCAGGGCCGGCAATAGAAAGGATCGAGAATTCACAGATAAAAAATCTGGTGATAACCAACAGTGTCCCGTTGCGTGGAAGCGCAATTGATTGTAAGAAAATCAAGGTTTTGTCCATCGGAAATTTGCTTGGTGAAGCCATTAAACAGATTCACAATGAAGAATCGGTCAGTTCTTTATTTGTTTGA
- a CDS encoding 50S ribosomal protein L25, which translates to MLKFDIDANVRTTHGKGAARTLRRDGQTPAVLYGSGGDAVSLELNTRVFTKTLHQIKRRNAVISLAVADGKKKKVTHHVMIKEIQVDPVKDTPVHADFCAVDLETPIVLAVPLRFSGKAKGVELGGFMNISMHKVNLKGLIMDIPDFIELDVSQMNIGDHLICKSLTIPGNVEILEDPERTFVSIVDASKSSAEGAEGADAAGTTAQGGSEQAAGEEEKGAE; encoded by the coding sequence ATGTTAAAGTTTGATATTGACGCTAATGTCAGGACTACACACGGGAAAGGTGCAGCCCGGACTTTGAGGAGAGATGGTCAGACCCCTGCGGTACTCTACGGTTCAGGCGGTGATGCTGTTTCACTTGAACTCAACACCAGGGTTTTCACCAAAACCCTTCATCAGATCAAACGGCGGAATGCTGTAATCAGCCTCGCCGTTGCTGATGGTAAGAAAAAGAAAGTGACTCATCATGTGATGATCAAGGAGATTCAGGTCGATCCGGTCAAAGACACCCCGGTTCATGCGGATTTCTGCGCGGTTGATCTTGAAACTCCTATAGTTCTTGCGGTGCCGCTTCGTTTCTCGGGAAAGGCAAAAGGCGTTGAGCTTGGCGGTTTTATGAATATTTCAATGCACAAGGTCAATCTGAAGGGTCTGATCATGGACATCCCCGATTTCATCGAACTGGATGTTTCCCAGATGAATATCGGAGACCACCTGATCTGCAAATCACTGACCATCCCAGGGAATGTTGAGATCCTTGAAGACCCTGAAAGAACTTTTGTGTCCATAGTTGATGCTTCCAAATCCTCCGCTGAAGGTGCAGAAGGTGCAGATGCTGCAGGGACAACAGCTCAAGGTGGTTCTGAGCAGGCTGCCGGAGAGGAAGAAAAGGGTGCCGAGTAA
- the pth gene encoding aminoacyl-tRNA hydrolase — MIIVAGLGNPGLQYTETRHNVGFMFLDYLASEANAHFRDSKWDADVVKTLLWQLPVLLVKPTTFMNLSGKAIGQIAAYYQVPPEKIIIIHDDLDLEPGRIKIFFDRGHGGHNGIRSIIESLGTKEFVRLKIGIGRPPEKMKPSAFVLSKFSGEELLSVREGFSFMAGAIRLIAEEGVIKAMNSVNKKKNS, encoded by the coding sequence ATGATTATTGTTGCCGGACTTGGTAATCCCGGACTGCAGTATACAGAAACCAGGCATAATGTCGGTTTCATGTTCCTCGACTATCTGGCCTCTGAAGCAAATGCCCACTTCCGTGATTCAAAATGGGATGCCGATGTTGTCAAAACCCTGTTGTGGCAGCTCCCGGTTCTCCTGGTCAAACCAACAACCTTTATGAATCTGAGCGGCAAGGCGATCGGCCAGATCGCCGCCTATTACCAGGTGCCGCCGGAAAAGATTATCATTATTCATGATGATCTCGACCTTGAACCCGGCAGGATCAAAATATTTTTTGATCGAGGGCATGGTGGGCATAATGGGATCAGGTCGATAATAGAGTCCCTTGGCACAAAGGAATTCGTAAGACTCAAGATCGGAATCGGTCGGCCGCCGGAGAAAATGAAACCTTCAGCGTTTGTTTTATCAAAGTTCAGTGGGGAGGAACTTCTCTCGGTGCGTGAAGGTTTTTCCTTTATGGCTGGGGCAATACGTCTGATTGCCGAGGAGGGAGTGATCAAGGCGATGAATTCTGTGAATAAAAAAAAGAACAGCTGA
- a CDS encoding CarD family transcriptional regulator produces the protein MFKCGDMAVYPAHGVGQIESIENKTIGDANQSFYVMKIIETGMVVMIPTTGKSTGLRNIIPSKEVEKVYDILRQKDIVIKAQPWNQRYRDYMQKIKTGSVYEIASVLRDLNVLSSDKSLSFGERKMMDTAKSLLVKEIAIANETKEDKVEKDLENIFS, from the coding sequence ATGTTCAAATGCGGAGACATGGCAGTCTATCCTGCCCACGGTGTAGGCCAGATCGAATCTATCGAAAACAAAACAATCGGGGATGCCAATCAATCGTTTTATGTGATGAAGATCATCGAAACCGGAATGGTCGTGATGATTCCAACCACCGGGAAATCGACTGGTCTCAGAAACATTATTCCATCCAAGGAAGTTGAGAAAGTCTACGATATACTTCGGCAAAAAGATATCGTGATCAAGGCGCAACCCTGGAATCAGCGTTACCGCGATTACATGCAGAAAATCAAAACAGGATCTGTTTATGAAATTGCTTCTGTACTCCGTGATCTGAATGTCCTGAGCAGCGACAAGTCTCTTTCATTCGGAGAAAGGAAGATGATGGATACCGCAAAAAGCCTTCTTGTCAAAGAGATCGCCATTGCCAACGAGACCAAAGAGGACAAGGTTGAAAAAGACCTTGAGAATATTTTTTCCTGA
- a CDS encoding RluA family pseudouridine synthase, which produces MIELKTHKDKPSLHTFGIEKSNEGQRLDAFLALKLQDDVLSRSRIKSLLSDGFVLLNGIPAKPAARLRSGDRLQVTIPQLASVALIPEQLELNVLFEDQDLIVISKPPGLVVHPGAGHQTSTLVHGLLFHCDDLSGISGEERPGIVHRLDKDTSGVMVAAKNDQAHQGLVDQFKGREVTKIYRAIVCGVPAAKKGRIDLPIGRHKTNRRKMAVREKDGRQAATNWQVLEEFSENFAYVELLLESGRTHQIRVHMAAIGHPVVGDELYGGKCRPNIDPDLIKRQCLHSYRLGFTHPVSGRSLEFKAELWPDMNRVLEKFRQNSDGCK; this is translated from the coding sequence ATGATTGAATTGAAAACACATAAAGACAAACCATCCCTCCATACTTTTGGCATTGAGAAAAGTAATGAGGGACAGCGGCTCGATGCCTTTCTCGCATTAAAATTGCAGGATGATGTTTTGAGCCGCTCAAGGATCAAGAGTCTTCTCAGTGACGGATTTGTTCTGCTGAATGGAATCCCGGCCAAACCCGCCGCACGACTGAGGTCTGGAGATCGTCTTCAGGTCACCATCCCGCAACTGGCATCTGTTGCATTGATCCCCGAACAGCTTGAGCTGAACGTTCTGTTCGAGGATCAAGACCTGATTGTCATATCAAAACCTCCGGGGCTTGTTGTGCATCCCGGCGCCGGTCATCAAACTTCTACCCTTGTCCATGGACTTTTATTTCACTGTGATGATCTTTCAGGGATAAGTGGTGAAGAGAGGCCTGGTATTGTGCATCGTCTGGACAAGGATACCTCCGGGGTCATGGTTGCAGCCAAAAATGATCAGGCTCATCAGGGTCTTGTTGATCAGTTCAAGGGGCGGGAAGTTACAAAGATTTATCGGGCAATTGTCTGCGGCGTACCGGCTGCAAAAAAGGGTCGGATTGATCTTCCCATCGGCAGGCACAAAACCAATCGACGCAAGATGGCGGTGAGGGAAAAAGATGGGCGCCAGGCTGCAACCAACTGGCAGGTTCTTGAAGAGTTTTCCGAGAATTTCGCTTATGTAGAGTTGCTGCTTGAAAGCGGCAGAACTCACCAGATACGCGTTCATATGGCTGCCATAGGTCACCCGGTGGTCGGTGACGAATTGTATGGCGGCAAGTGTCGTCCGAATATTGATCCCGATCTCATCAAACGGCAATGCCTGCACTCCTACCGGCTTGGTTTTACTCATCCGGTCAGCGGGCGATCCTTGGAATTCAAGGCTGAGCTTTGGCCTGATATGAACAGGGTTCTGGAGAAGTTTCGCCAGAATAGTGATGGTTGTAAATGA
- the coaE gene encoding dephospho-CoA kinase (Dephospho-CoA kinase (CoaE) performs the final step in coenzyme A biosynthesis.): MNGRNIFIIGLTGGISSGKSTVADIFQEHGIKVVDADMVGRELLEPHRSCWQVLKYEFGETFFDEDKRVDRAALRKAIFSDEETRNQVNKLFHPLIRTGIQRILEQYANTLESGDRNKIVIVEVPLLFESGWIADFDWIIVVYADREKCLERLMARDRVSRAEAEAAIMAQMPLAQKIELADSVIDNSGGLEWTRRQVEKELKEIVASRSNLS; this comes from the coding sequence ATGAATGGCAGGAATATCTTTATCATTGGACTCACAGGAGGAATAAGCTCCGGCAAGAGTACAGTTGCCGATATCTTTCAGGAACACGGCATCAAGGTTGTTGATGCCGATATGGTGGGTCGTGAATTGCTGGAACCACATCGCTCCTGCTGGCAGGTTCTGAAGTATGAGTTCGGAGAGACGTTTTTTGACGAAGACAAACGGGTTGACCGGGCCGCACTCCGGAAAGCGATTTTTTCCGATGAAGAAACCAGAAACCAGGTCAACAAACTTTTTCATCCCCTTATCCGGACAGGGATTCAAAGGATACTGGAACAGTACGCCAACACCCTTGAAAGTGGTGACCGGAACAAAATCGTGATCGTAGAAGTTCCTCTCCTTTTTGAATCCGGATGGATTGCCGACTTTGACTGGATCATAGTCGTTTACGCGGATCGGGAAAAATGCCTTGAACGTTTGATGGCCAGGGATCGGGTCAGCCGGGCTGAGGCGGAAGCCGCCATCATGGCTCAAATGCCTCTGGCACAAAAAATTGAGTTGGCCGACTCGGTAATTGATAACAGCGGAGGTCTTGAGTGGACCAGGCGACAGGTGGAAAAGGAATTGAAAGAGATCGTGGCTTCCCGATCAAACTTAAGTTGA
- a CDS encoding RtcB family protein, protein MKQIICSEKIPIKLWLDNIEPGAMEQARNLANLPFSFGHIAIMPDAHQGYGMPIGGVLATLGVVVPNGVGVDIGCGVCAVRTSREHLDHQSLKQILAGIRENIPVGFKHHSSPQDKKLMPETLGEMPIVEAEFQNGLKQLGTLGGGNHFIEIQQGDDGFIWLMIHSGSRNIGYRVAAHYNKLAENLCRGQKGAVPKQWQLASLPLLSNDGRNYLREMNYCVNFALANRNLMMERTKEIVQEIAGPVEFGSTINVAHNYAAEETHYGRNLVIHRKGATRAFAGEPGIIPGSQGSKSYLVRGKGNEESFRSCAHGAGRRLGRKQAQRELDLDLEIGRLDRMGVIHSIRKRQDLDEAAGAYKDIETVLNDQQDLVEIATELTPLAVVKG, encoded by the coding sequence ATGAAACAGATTATCTGCAGCGAAAAGATCCCGATTAAATTGTGGCTTGACAATATTGAGCCGGGGGCCATGGAACAGGCCAGAAATCTCGCCAACCTGCCCTTTTCTTTTGGCCATATCGCCATTATGCCTGACGCCCACCAGGGATACGGGATGCCAATCGGCGGAGTGCTTGCAACCCTGGGGGTCGTGGTGCCAAATGGGGTAGGAGTCGATATCGGCTGCGGGGTCTGTGCGGTCAGAACCTCCCGTGAACATCTCGATCACCAAAGCCTGAAACAGATTCTGGCAGGGATCAGGGAAAACATTCCGGTGGGTTTCAAACATCACAGCTCTCCACAAGATAAAAAACTGATGCCTGAAACTCTCGGTGAAATGCCGATAGTCGAAGCGGAATTCCAGAATGGTCTGAAGCAGCTTGGAACTCTTGGCGGCGGGAATCACTTTATCGAAATTCAGCAGGGTGATGATGGGTTTATCTGGTTGATGATTCATTCCGGGAGCCGGAATATCGGGTACCGGGTGGCCGCGCACTATAACAAACTTGCAGAAAACCTCTGCCGGGGACAGAAAGGCGCGGTTCCAAAACAATGGCAGCTGGCGAGCCTTCCCTTGCTGAGCAATGACGGGCGGAATTACTTGCGGGAAATGAATTATTGTGTGAATTTCGCTCTGGCCAACCGGAATCTGATGATGGAGAGGACCAAAGAGATTGTCCAAGAGATCGCCGGACCCGTCGAGTTTGGAAGCACGATCAATGTCGCCCATAATTATGCTGCCGAAGAAACCCATTACGGTCGCAACCTGGTAATCCACAGGAAAGGGGCCACCCGGGCTTTTGCCGGTGAACCCGGAATCATCCCGGGATCGCAAGGGAGCAAAAGTTATCTGGTCAGGGGCAAGGGAAACGAGGAAAGTTTCCGGTCATGCGCTCATGGCGCAGGCCGCAGACTCGGCCGCAAACAGGCCCAGAGAGAGCTTGACCTTGACCTGGAAATAGGAAGACTTGACCGGATGGGAGTCATCCACTCCATCAGGAAGAGACAGGACCTTGACGAAGCCGCCGGGGCGTATAAGGATATTGAAACAGTCCTGAACGACCAGCAGGACCTGGTGGAAATAGCAACCGAACTTACCCCACTGGCGGTTGTAAAGGGCTGA
- a CDS encoding bacteriohemerythrin, translated as MEWYDNYNIGIKLIDEQHRELVTMVSKLQKALSTDAERSQTGETIKFLVDYTRTHFADEESLMNQIGYPDLEQHRRIHKKLIGDITEILIRLKKGKSFNAMELIDFLTEWLMHHITQEDKKIGRFLERSTIAAPDYINPEN; from the coding sequence ATGGAATGGTACGACAATTACAATATCGGCATAAAGCTGATCGATGAACAACACCGGGAGCTTGTGACCATGGTCAGCAAGCTGCAGAAGGCGCTCTCAACCGATGCGGAAAGAAGCCAGACCGGTGAAACCATCAAATTTCTGGTGGATTACACCCGAACCCACTTCGCCGATGAGGAATCCCTGATGAACCAGATCGGCTATCCGGATCTCGAACAGCACCGGCGGATTCACAAAAAGCTGATCGGTGATATCACGGAAATACTGATCCGGCTTAAAAAAGGGAAATCCTTCAATGCCATGGAACTGATCGATTTCCTGACCGAATGGCTGATGCACCACATCACCCAGGAAGACAAGAAAATCGGCCGTTTTCTGGAGAGATCAACCATTGCCGCTCCGGACTATATCAACCCTGAAAATTAG